Below is a window of Dictyostelium discoideum AX4 chromosome 1 chromosome, whole genome shotgun sequence DNA.
atttatgacacaataataaaacaattattattatttgtttttttttttttttttttttttttttttttggaaatttatttaatcatttaaaaaaaaaaaaatactaagaaaaaaaaaaaaggaaaaaaaaaaaaaaacaaataattaattttggttaaaaaaatttgatggttttttaaaaaaaaaaaaaagtaaattgaaattaaagatattttaaatcctgaaaaaaaaaaaaaaaaaaaaaataagatattttttcatttttttcattttttaaacctGGTTTcgatatttttcaaataaaagtgaaaatatctaatttttttgtgcattttcagttttatttattttgatgatGTCAACTAAAATTCAATTCCACTTATAGTACGtcataattattttcttttttttttttttttttcattttaagtATCACAATTccatttattttctatttttatttttacgaAAAGACAATTGTTTTTCccatttttataaaacatttttttttgaattttttattcaaaaaaatcttttttttttttattttgatttttatgattaaaaaaaaaaaaaaaattaaaaaaatatttaaccccttttttttttttttttttcaattcaattcaattcaattcaaaaaaaaaaaaaacttaaaaaaaaaaacagtaataataatattagtatcactaataatatatatatatataattaatatatatataattttaaaatattattattaaaagaaaaaaaaaaaaataataaaaataaaatgaaatcgacatattctttatttttaatattatcaacaatACTTTTGTATTTTACAATCTCTactaaatcaattgatgtaGATATTTCAACATTccttgaaaatgattttgatgatgCATCATCCGATTTAACACGTAACATTACAGAATTAATTCAAGCAAGAGGTTACCCAGTTGAAGATCATACTGCAATTACTGCCGATGGTTATATTgtaagtttattattattattattatttttttttttttattttttttttttttattattattaacattttttaaaaaaaaaaaaaaaaaaaatatatatatatagctTTCAATTCAACGTATTCCAGCAGGTAGATATGCATCAAATCCAAATCCAAATGGAAAGAATGGTAAACCAGCAGTTATATTACAACATGGTGTTGAAGATATTGGTACATCATGggtaaatcaattaaatgtttATCAAAGTTTAGGTTTCATTTTAGCTGATGCTGGTTTTGATGTTTGGATCAATAATGTTAGAGGTACTAGATATAGTAATTCAAGTATTGATTTAGACCCATCTGAAAGACctgtaaatattaaaattaatattattttatatgtatttatgtatgtatgtatgtgtGTATGCATGtactaattattaatttattttatttaacttAATTAGTTTTGGCAATTTTCATATGATCAAATGGCAGAATTTGATTTACCATGTGTAATTGACTATGTTTTAGAAGTTACAGGTAATAGTAAAGTTGGATATGTTGGACATAGTCAAGGTACAACAATGGGATTCATCGGATTCGTTAATCAAACTGTTGCTGAAAAGATTAACCTTTTCGTTGCATTAGCACCAGTTGTTAGAGTCACTCATTGTCAAAGtcaacttttaaatattttagcAGAATTCAATATCGATATTTTATTCGAAGTTTTAGGTGATAAAGCATTTTTAGCTGATACTCCTTTCcttcaaaaatatttaccaataatttgtaaaaatgtaaatattttaattaataatatttttaaaaatataaaatactaataattttatttttttttataataataataataataataataataggaaCCATCAGTTTGTGAAAATTCATTAGCATTAATTATGGGATGGGATACAgcaaatattaatgaaactCGTTTACCAGTTTATATGGCAAATGAACCAGGTGGTACAAGTGTTCAAAATGTTGTTCATTGGGCACAAGCTACTAAATATGGTTATCAAAAGTTTGATTATGGTTTAATTGGTAATCTTCAACACTATGGCCAATCAACCCCACCAAAATATGATATAACTCAATTCAATACACCTGTTATTGCATTCTCTGGTGGTCAAGATTTTTTAGCTGATCCTGATGATGTAGCatgtaaatattattaatattattattatttttttttaaaaaattaaaatagaaaatattaatattaatattactttctttttattttttagggTTAATTCCacaattaaaatctttagtttattataaaaatttaccaACTTATTCTCATCTTGATTTTGTTTGgggtatgtattttttttttttaaaaaaaaacctataatatattttaaatatttatataattaattttttgactaacaaaaaaaaaataataaaaataataaaaataataataataatttaggtGAAACTGCATATATCGATGTATATGCTGATGTTGTTACTTATTTAACAAAATACTCTActgtaaattaaataaaaccaatttattttaaattaaattaaataaaatcaatttattgtaatttttctttttttttttttttatttttatatttatttttaaaatacaatggttcttgtaatattttttatttgaataggaatttatttttttttttatttttatttaagaaaaaagaaataaaaaatggtcaaaaaaattagatataGGGATAcaacttattttttttatctatttttttatttatttttttaaataatttataaaacaatGTCTATTGTGGTGattgttatttaaatgaagaaattgtaaaatataAAGTTTAATCAGCAATGGGGTTAAAAAAACACCATTTTTGATGCAGTGGCagtctgaaaaaaaaaaaaaaaaaaaaaaaaaaaaaataatacaattaaaaaacatacaaaaaatttaaaatatattaaatgggattaaaaaaaaaaaaaaaaaaactcaaacTGTGTTCACCTATTAATTAtgcatatatttttttttttttcccccattcaattatattttatgtGTGGTTATATTGGGTGGTAGTGtgttatttgattattatttttataaattttatattttttttaatttgaaaaaaaaaaaaaattaataaaataataaaaaaataaaataaacatccaccaactttttttatttttattcaattatttatttaataatttttttttttttttttttcatttctatCTATATTTTGGaatcatataaaaataatttataatattattatttataataattattaatattaatgttattttaatttctatcTATATATTGACatcatataaaataaattccatttcatttcaattttttttatatatatcatttaatactccatatattttatttttacttttgttttatttttatttttattattttttttttttcattctttcttttttttttttaaataagaaatataataataaaaatagtaataataataataataataaaatggcattaaaaaataaatttattgttgCAATGTTTGcatcaatttttattatttcttcattaacctttttattatttgatggtggtataaataaaaactttaatcaatcattaccaccaaagtggaaaataaatattggAAAAGATGGAAATGtggaatatttaaatgataaaaaaaatgttaatgaaaataatgaaaataataataatcatcataaCTATAATAATGCTAATAATCACAATGCTAATAGTGATCATAATaatgcaaataataataataatcataataatcataataataatcataataatcataataataatcataataatcataataataatcataataatcataataataataatcataataataataataataataagaatggtaataataataataataataataataataataataaaaatcaacaacGTATTCAAAACACAGAAAATCATAATCAAcaaagttttaaaaagaaagaaagtagtaatattaaagataatCGTCATAAATTACCAAGATTTAAAGATGAAAGTCATAATCCATTCAATAGAATTGATAAAGtttataaagaaaatgaaaaacaaaatattgaAAGATCAAGTAAAGTTAGAGAAGCAATGAAATTTAGTTGGgataaatataaagaaaatgCATGGGGTCATGATGAGTTACATCCAGTTTCAAATACATGGAATGATTGGTTTGGCATGGGTTTAACAATTGTTGATTCATTAGATACCTTATATTTAATgggtttaaaaaatgaatataatgaAGGTAGAGAATGGCTTGAAAaggaattaaaacaaaagaaaccaactgtaattgaaatataatttaatataatatatataatttattaataatttattaataatttattttatttatttattttaaaaaaaagggtttAATGATATCAGTTTTTGAAACTATTATTAGATTTTTAGGTCAATATTGTACAATGTATGATTTAACAGGTGATGAAATTTATAGAGAGAAAGGAAGAGAATTGGGTGATTTACTATTACATGCATTTCCAGAGGGTAAACCATTTCCACATACTTCAATTAATTTGGCCGATCATAGATCTACAACACAATCTTGGATGGGAGAATGTGTAGTTCTTTCAGAGGTTGGTACTATCTTTTTAGAGTTTAATCATTTGTCAAAGATAACTGGTGATCCAAAGTATAAGGAATACTCTGATGGTGTAGTTGACGCATTGGCCGCTATGAAACCAACCATTAAAGGTTTGCTACCAATTTATGTCTCTATGGATGCCCAAAGATTCTGCAATAGTCGTGTCTCGGTTGGTGCAATGGGTGACTCCTACTATGAGTATCTCTTGAAAATGTGGATCTATCACGACGGTCGTGAAGAGAGATACAGTACCCTATTCCAAGAATCTGCAGATGCAATCATTGAACATCTTTACAAAGTGTCGCCAAAGGGTGATGGGTATATCACAATTATGGACTACGACGTGCCAACCAACACACAAGAGCATCTAACTTGCTTTGCCGGCGGTATGTATGCATTGGCTGCTGTCTCAAATATTACTGGTGGTGATGTTGAAAAGGATAAACTCTATATGAAAGTTGGTGAAGAGGTAACTAAAACTTGTACAAAGCTTTACTTAACCTCGGCCACCGGTCTAGGCCCAGAGACCGCTTACTTCAACCAAAATGGTGAAATTGAATTCTCTGGCCATTCAGCTGCCCCCCACTACATCCTTCGTCCTGAAACTGTTGaaagtttatttattctCTATCGTCTAACTGGTGATACCATCTATCAAGACTGGGCTTGGCAAATCTTTGAATCTATAAACTCTGTCTGTAGAACTAACAATGGCTTTGCTGGTGTTAAAGATGTCTCCAATATTCATACACAATTCGATGATAATCAACAAAGTTTCTTTATGGCTGAAAccttaaaatatctttaccTAATCTTCCAACCTTCTTCAGTGATTCCTCTTAATAAATATGTTTTTAATACTGAAGCCCATCCtgtaaaaattcaatatcaataatattaataatattaaaaatattaataataacaataataacaaaaataaaataaaattaaaataaaatatctggAACCCGTTTTCACATTTTTGTGTGAgttgccaaaaaaaaaaaaaaaaaaaattaaattaaaaaaaaataaaaataaattaaaaaaaaaaaaatataaaataataaaattttttttttttttttttttttttttttttattttatttaaatttctctttgtatatatataaattatcacGTACCACAagttttttttctcttttttttttttttttgtaaataaaatataaataataaaataataaatggaTCCATATGGaaactattataattatccACCACCAGGAACATGTacgtaaattatttataataaaattaaaaataataaattataaaatttactaatacttttttttttaaaaaaaaatgataattattaataataataataataaagatgttgtaccaccaccaccaacaacattcatagcaccaccaccaccaacagtTTATACAACTATGCAACCACCAGCATATGGAATTTacccaccacaaccacaataTATACAACCAATTCAACCAGTTTACGGATATGGTGGCGCTCCTCCACCAAATCCAAATGCTTATTCTTATCCTGTACAAGCCCCAATCCCTGGTGCAAATGGATATAGTAATAGAAGTATAAGTGGTGTAAGtattccctttttttttttttattatctataaaaaaaaaataaaaaaaagagcctactattaataattaacaaatactaatattttttttattttttttttatttatttctttcaaTCATCTTTAGCATAAATTCCAAAGTGGTTTTAGAGTTAAACGTGAAcattatcaccaattttaatatactTTTATAAGAATAGtataaatttgaaacaaatatgtataaaaaaaaaaaaaaaaaaaaaattttgtatttaataaaacataCACCAAAAACATTAatctatttataattaaaaaaaaaaaaaaaaaaaaaatcgtttttaatttatttctatCGTTTTCTCCATACAAATaatgtatttaaaatattaattctatACATATACAATACCATCTTATTAGTAAATatctaaacaaaaaaaaaaaaaaattcaaataaaatattaattaatagtatttattaaaagtgatttagtaaataaaataaaatatttaaaaaataaataataaataataaaaaaaaaagggtataaaaaaaaaaaaaaaaaaaaactattaattaataatttaacaaaaaaaaaaaaaaaaaaaaaagaagaaaaactattaattaataatttaacaaaaaaaaaaaaagaagaaaatgaaatttattcaattatttttagcagttttattttgtttagtAATTGTTTCAGCAAATCATATTAAAGATGcaacaattgaattaaaacaaattggtTCATGGATGGAGAATAATCATGCTGTAACTCAATATTCAGCCACAATTATTAATCATAAAaatcaagttttaaaatcaattaacaTTGCAACTGATTCAACATTTtgtttaaatgattcaacaTCATTTTGGAATATTGAAAGACTTTCAAATGGAGATCTAGTTTTACCTGTTGGTCAACCAACCATTGCTGCTCAAAGTTCCTATACATTTTACTTTATCTTAAAAGGTTCAACTCAACCATTCCTTCATGTTATGTCtgttgtttattaaaaaataataataatttttaaataaaatttttaacaaGGAATTCccttattaaaatttcaaaaaaatataattatattatcataaattttaaacaCCACGGTTAGATAGTGATTTAATTTTCTGAAGTGcaaattggtttattttattaataatttttatttttttattttttttttttttttttttttttttttatttttattttttttttcgaacaTTAGGAttcgaatttttttttttttttttttttttcatattttcagTTTGTATTGAGATTAAggttttataatataaaatgtcAAAAACTCCAGCTAAACTTGTAGATTGTAGTTCAACCCTCAGCAGAGTTGGTAACCACCTCCAAATGGGTGTTGTTGTAAgttatcaaaataaataaataatagtaataataataataataataataataataataataataataataaatattaaatttttatttttatttttattttttttttaaaaatgataggGTATGCCAAATGTTGGTAAAAGTTCATTGTTCAATTTATTATGTAAAATGTCAATTCCAGCTGAAAATTTCCCATTTTGTACTATTGATCCAAATTTATCACGTTGCGCTGTTCCAGATGAACGTTATACTTGGTTATGTGAACATTGGAAACCAAAGAGTGAAGTCCCATCTTATTTACAAATCACTGATATTGCTGGTTTAGTTAAAGGTGCTTCAACTGGTGCTGGTCTTGGTAATGCGTatgtataaaattaaaaaaaaaaattaaaaaaatatcacaataataatactaatactaataatactaataatactataaatatatatataccaCCACAATTATTAGTTTCCTTTCTCACATTCAACAAGTCGATGGTATTTACCATATGATTCGTGcctttgaaaatgatgaaatcaTTCATGTTGAAGATTCAGTCGACCCAGTCAGAGATTTAGATATCatttcaaaagaattaattgcCAAAGATATTGAATTCACAACTAAAGctttaaaaactttacaaacctctttaaaaaatgtaagttgtttattattattattatttaaatacaaaGGTGGTGATTGTAgtgtattaatattttttttatttttttattttttttttttatattttagaaAACAATTGATAAAGCTAAACAAGTTGAACTTGGTACTTATAATAAagttttagaattattagaatCAGGTAAACATGTAAGATATGGTACTTATTCAAATGCTGAAACTGAACATGTTCGTGATTTACATTTATTGACATCAAAACCAgcaatttatttaatcaatcTTTCTGAAGAAGATTTCATTAGAAAGAAGAATAAATGGTTAGCAAAGATTAAAGCATGGGTTGATgaaaatggtggtggtacaATGATTCCAGTTTCAGTAAGTTTTGAAAAAGCTTTATTGGATTTATCTTCAGATGATGAAAGAAAAGcatatgaaaaagaaaaaggtgCAGTTAGTATTATGccaaaaatcattaaaactgGTTACAGCACATTAAATCTCATCAATTTCTTTACATGTGGTAAAGATGAAGTTAGAAGTTGGTGTTTACAAAAAGGTAACAAAGCTCCACAAGCTGCTGGTGTCATTCACACTGATTTCGAAAAAGGTTTCATTATGGCTGAAACTATGGCTTATTCTGACTTTTTCGAATTAAAATCTGAAGCTGAATGTAAATCAAGAGGAAAATATAGAATGGAAGGTAAAAACTATGAagttgttgatggtgatattattttcttcaaattcaacgtatcaaataataagaaaaaataaataaataaattaaaataaataaaaaaataaaaaaaaaaaaagaatcattttccaacttttttttcaaaataaaattaatatatatttaattatttaattttatttttattacaatttttaaaacaatctCAAAATATAACCTTAATATTGAACGCGTTTGTTGTCGAGTTTGatggtttcttttttttttttttgatttttttttttttgatttttttttttttttttttttagagttTTGTTTAATGGTtcgctttttttttttttatttttattatttttaatcacTTTTGATcaaaactcaaaaaaaaaaaaaaaatgacaacAAAAATAGTTGAAGAAGGATATTGGTTTTCAAAAATCCCTTCAAAAAGATGGGCtgaaaaattctttttattctACAGTCCAGTTTGGATCACCGTATTTTCATTAATCGTTGCAACTGGTGCTTAtaaagtaatattaataaaaaaaaaaaaaaaaaaaaaaaataaaatcactTTATTTGGgaaaactaattttatttatttatttatttatttatttacttggaaaaaaagagtttttatgatgttgaattttttattttaggtcTTGTTGTTTCATTGCCATGTGTGATTTATCCATTATTATTCCCATGTGCAGCAGATAAAGGTAAACCAATTTTAGAGAGATATTGGGTTAAAGCAAATATTTGGATTGCattatttggatttgttggaaattatttttggaCACATTACTTTTTCGTTTTATTACAAGCAACTTATAGATTTCCAGTTGAATTCAAATTGAATGAGGTACCAGTAATGCTTTATTTTGTAACTCATGCATATTTCATTAGTTATCATGCTGCAACTACACCAATTTTACGTCGTTATTGGACTGCATTTGGTGGTCGTGATAATCGTACCTTTTTAAAGACTGTTGGTTCAATTTTGATCGTTTGTGCTATGGCTTATTTCACTGCTTTCATGGAAGCATGGACTATTAGTTCTGTACCATACTATCATATTGAAGATCGTACTAAAATGTATACAATCGGTTCAACTTTTTACATGTTATACTTTGTAATCTCTTTCCCAATGTTTGCCCGTATTGATGAGACTGGTCCAAAACATAATGAAAAATGGAATATTTCACGTGCTGCTTTAGAAGGTTTAGGTAGTGCTATGATCGTTTTCATTTTATGTGATTTTTGGAGACTTGCAATTGGTTCATTAAATGGTGAACAAGTTGGTCAAGTTTTTATTGGTAAAAGTGGtgtttaaatgaaaaaaaaaaaaaaaaaaaaaaaaaaaaaaaaaaaaaaaaaaaaaaaaaattttatactTTTATTCACTTGatggattaaaaaaaaaaaataataataataatttaaatcatttaaagaataataaaataataaaataaaatttctttttttttcctaattctatctaaaaaaaataatgtttcTCTTCCcatctttatatttttctgCTTCAACACACCCAACAAACCAAcatggttaaaaaaaaattagtaaaaattaattattaatttattaatttattttaaaaaaaacatctaACCTCTTAATGATTTagtaaacttttaaattgttttattttgttttcctttttcttctttagaATCTTCActaaattcattaaagaatatggttaaaaaaaatatatatatatatttatatactttgattaaatttatttattatacttTATATAATGACAGAAAattatgatttaaattctcaatctttatataataattcaaatattaatattttatataatgaaaaatcagTTGTTAATACTACTGATTTTATTCATCAATCTCATAAGCAAATACCCATaatatatcattttttagTCAACacatttatattaatttataataaataaattattcttctttatttaaatattcatctattaaatgtttaatagcctttgttaaattattcatataatattttaacttttttgttttattatttggaaataatattgttttcATAGTTTGAAATGCTATAATTTCTGGATTTAAACCAGGTTGTAAAAGTGATTTGCCAATTACTAAATCATACTCATTAATTAGTTTGTTAATAGTTGaatatgataaattattgttGGTGACCCAGGTTTCTGAAATATATTTTTCGGtatctattttaaaattggtcaAAATGTAAAGTTGATGgcattttaaatcaattataaacACAGACATTTCTTGATAAATTTTAcctaaatatataatatgcTTTAACATCTTATTTAAATGACGAGTGATAAAGATTTGGattgataaaaattatatcagGATTTTGAGTTTTTGTCTTtggaataaatatttttaaaatttttcataaattgatttaggtgaatttaaatcaacaattgttgaattttaataaaaggaATAACAcattgatataaataatacgCATAAATCAGTATCTGCGTTGgtgaataaatattttttaatgcaatccattaatgataaatttatttcagtaggttgttgttgaaaacTTAAAATTTCTTCAGTTAacatattaactttttttttagagaattaatttcttcattttcatttttttctcTTATGAGCTAAGTCTTCCATATTGgaaatcacaaaaaaaaaaaaacttattatttaattaaaaaaaaaaattaaaaaaaaaactaataaaaaatcaaaaaatcaaaaaaaaatttcctgGAAAAATAACATCGACAATTAAccgatttttattttgtggaTACCAgtgaattgatttattttatttttttttttttttttaaaagatatttatatGTCCACTGagcataataaaaaatttaaaattgaaagttCCTCAAAATTAGAAggctataaaaaaaaaaaatgaatgataaataattaaactaaaaataaaattaaaactattaaaaaaaaaaaaaaaaaaaaaaaaaaaaaaggaatagaACAgttaaattagtttttttatttatttatttttttttttttttatatcattttgtgtatttttcagttctctatttttatatactaaattcatattaaaaaataataaaaaaataaaatcattgtCAAAAAATTcaagtgaaaataaaaaaaataaaaaaaaatattttaaaatatcaaatttattttttttaaaatgaaaaaaaaaatcaattgggagtcaaaaaaaaaaaaaatctttttttttattttatttttttttattttttttttcatcattttgtgccaaaaaaaaaaaaaaacaataaacacacactaaaaacaataaacacacaccaaaatcttttttttttttttcattttaaaaacaaatctaATTTCGTGGTAAAATACACATATATAtagagaaaaaaaacaaaaaaaaatatataaataaaaaaatttaaaaaaagaaaaaaattaaaaaattaatttttcgaaaaaaaaaaggtgaaaGAAAAagtgtaaataaataaaaaaaataaaaaaatttatttatatttatatttatatatatatatataacagTAATAGTATAAAATGGAAGAATATCATTTAAAGTGTATTGTAACAGGACCACCATgtaattatcaatttttttttttttttttttttttttttttaaattttttaaaaactaatttaaattataaaaaatagttgttggaaaatcatcattattattacaattttgtgaaaaagaattttcatttgaaatggATACAACTATTGGTGTTGAATTTCAAACTAGAagtattttaattgattccagtaaaattaaattggaaATCTGGGATACAGCAGGTCAAGAATCATTTAgatcaattacaacaaattaTTATAGAGGTGCACATATTGCATTATTATGTTATGATATTACAAAGtatgaattttattaaagaaaaaaaaaaaaaaaaaaaaaatatatggaAAATTTTACTAATTcggattattatttattttttttatttcagaCGTCAatcatttcaatatttaagtGGATGGATGGATGAAGTTAGACAAATGTCAAGTCCAAATATAGTAATAGcattaattggtaataaatGTGATTGTAAAGATAAAAGAGTGATTACAACAGAGGAAGGAGCAAAAAATGCAAAGGAAAACGATATCCTATTTTTTGAAACCTCTGCAAAAGATTATGAAAGTGTAGAATCAGTTTTTGATGGTGTAtctaaaaaagttttatctttaattaaacaagGTACTTTAACTgtagtaaataaaaaaccacaAAGTATTCAAGTAagtaaattatatatttttttatattttccattaaaaaaaaaaaaaaaaaaaaaaaaaaaaaaaaatacatactaatatttaattttattttttattattatttattatattatattaattaaaatagcTTGGTGCTCCAACTCAAGAAACCCCAAAGAAACCAAAGAGTGAatgttgtaaataataaataaataaaaaaaaaaaattaaaaaaataattttaaaaaaaaaaaaaaaacaaaacaaataatattattacactagaaaaaagaaattaataaattttattataaattaggcaatttcttattttttaatgcAATTTCTATTTGCAATATTTTAAGAAGTTTTTTccttaaaaattgattaattcaattaaaaaataagaa
It encodes the following:
- a CDS encoding hypothetical protein (GTP-binding protein); its protein translation is MSKTPAKLVDCSSTLSRVGNHLQMGVVGMPNVGKSSLFNLLCKMSIPAENFPFCTIDPNLSRCAVPDERYTWLCEHWKPKSEVPSYLQITDIAGLVKGASTGAGLGNAFLSHIQQVDGIYHMIRAFENDEIIHVEDSVDPVRDLDIISKELIAKDIEFTTKALKTLQTSLKNKTIDKAKQVELGTYNKVLELLESGKHVRYGTYSNAETEHVRDLHLLTSKPAIYLINLSEEDFIRKKNKWLAKIKAWVDENGGGTMIPVSVSFEKALLDLSSDDERKAYEKEKGAVSIMPKIIKTGYSTLNLINFFTCGKDEVRSWCLQKGNKAPQAAGVIHTDFEKGFIMAETMAYSDFFELKSEAECKSRGKYRMEGKNYEVVDGDIIFFKFNVSNNKKK
- the rabQ gene encoding Rab GTPase is translated as MEEYHLKCIVTGPPFVGKSSLLLQFCEKEFSFEMDTTIGVEFQTRSILIDSSKIKLEIWDTAGQESFRSITTNYYRGAHIALLCYDITKRQSFQYLSGWMDEVRQMSSPNIVIALIGNKCDCKDKRVITTEEGAKNAKENDILFFETSAKDYESVESVFDGVSKKVLSLIKQGTLTVVNKKPQSIQLGAPTQETPKKPKSECCK
- a CDS encoding hypothetical protein (Q9M643 Cycloeucalenol cycloisomerase (EC 5.5.1.9) (Cycloeucalenol-- obtusifoliol isomerase) (Cyclopropyl sterol isomerase)), whose protein sequence is MTTKIVEEGYWFSKIPSKRWAEKFFLFYSPVWITVFSLIVATGAYKSFYDVEFFILGLVVSLPCVIYPLLFPCAADKGKPILERYWVKANIWIALFGFVGNYFWTHYFFVLLQATYRFPVEFKLNEVPVMLYFVTHAYFISYHAATTPILRRYWTAFGGRDNRTFLKTVGSILIVCAMAYFTAFMEAWTISSVPYYHIEDRTKMYTIGSTFYMLYFVISFPMFARIDETGPKHNEKWNISRAALEGLGSAMIVFILCDFWRLAIGSLNGEQVGQVFIGKSGV
- a CDS encoding glycoside hydrolase family 47 protein; amino-acid sequence: MALKNKFIVAMFASIFIISSLTFLLFDGGINKNFNQSLPPKWKINIGKDGNVEYLNDKKNVNENNENNNNHHNYNNANNHNANSDHNNANNNNNHNNHNNNHNNHNNNHNNHNNNHNNHNNNNHNNNNNNKNGNNNNNNNNNNNKNQQRIQNTENHNQQSFKKKESSNIKDNRHKLPRFKDESHNPFNRIDKVYKENEKQNIERSSKVREAMKFSWDKYKENAWGHDELHPVSNTWNDWFGMGLTIVDSLDTLYLMGLKNEYNEGREWLEKELKQKKPTGLMISVFETIIRFLGQYCTMYDLTGDEIYREKGRELGDLLLHAFPEGKPFPHTSINLADHRSTTQSWMGECVVLSEVGTIFLEFNHLSKITGDPKYKEYSDGVVDALAAMKPTIKGLLPIYVSMDAQRFCNSRVSVGAMGDSYYEYLLKMWIYHDGREERYSTLFQESADAIIEHLYKVSPKGDGYITIMDYDVPTNTQEHLTCFAGGMYALAAVSNITGGDVEKDKLYMKVGEEVTKTCTKLYLTSATGLGPETAYFNQNGEIEFSGHSAAPHYILRPETVESLFILYRLTGDTIYQDWAWQIFESINSVCRTNNGFAGVKDVSNIHTQFDDNQQSFFMAETLKYLYLIFQPSSVIPLNKYVFNTEAHPVKIQYQ